A genomic stretch from Terriglobus sp. RCC_193 includes:
- the coaBC gene encoding bifunctional phosphopantothenoylcysteine decarboxylase/phosphopantothenate--cysteine ligase CoaBC, which yields MKVILGVCGGIAAYKAAELLRELQRRGATVQVVMTANAERFVTPLTFAALSGSQVMTSLWQTTHSEASIADGEDFDIEHIQITQNADVLVVAPATANMLAKMAHGFADDFLSATVLAATIPIIVAPAMNLHMWEHPATQANLKTLQQRGVQIVSPESGELACGMVGAGRLAEPGAIADRVFATSGRTKDLVGETILITAGGTRELIDPVRFIGNRSSGKMGVALAHAALERGARVILVGASLAVPTPPGCESIRVTTAEEMESIVLGRLTEASMVIMAAAVSDYRVACPAPEKLKKKNSLTLELLPTRDILRQVVEQRHAGTIVIGFAAETENVLEEGRRKLRAKGADLIVANDVSYADSGFEADVNEGILISQDVELPLPRGSKREMADRILDWTRLRQSRT from the coding sequence ATGAAGGTTATTCTTGGTGTGTGTGGGGGAATTGCGGCTTACAAAGCGGCTGAACTTCTCCGTGAACTTCAGCGTCGCGGAGCGACAGTCCAGGTCGTGATGACTGCAAATGCGGAGCGGTTCGTCACGCCACTGACCTTCGCGGCACTGAGCGGTTCGCAGGTAATGACATCTCTGTGGCAGACCACACACAGCGAAGCTTCTATAGCCGACGGGGAAGATTTCGATATTGAGCACATCCAGATAACTCAGAATGCTGATGTGTTGGTTGTGGCTCCGGCTACAGCAAACATGCTCGCCAAGATGGCTCATGGGTTTGCGGATGACTTCTTATCCGCAACCGTTTTGGCCGCTACGATCCCGATTATCGTCGCACCTGCGATGAACCTTCATATGTGGGAGCACCCGGCAACGCAGGCAAATCTGAAGACGTTGCAACAGCGCGGCGTCCAAATTGTTTCACCAGAAAGTGGTGAACTCGCTTGCGGAATGGTGGGTGCGGGGCGGCTCGCAGAACCCGGCGCGATCGCGGATCGCGTCTTCGCCACGTCAGGGCGAACGAAGGACCTGGTTGGCGAAACAATCCTCATTACTGCTGGAGGAACCCGTGAACTCATTGATCCGGTTCGATTCATCGGAAACCGTTCCAGCGGAAAGATGGGAGTAGCGCTGGCCCATGCCGCGTTGGAACGTGGTGCAAGAGTCATACTTGTGGGTGCGTCCCTGGCTGTGCCAACACCTCCGGGATGTGAATCGATCCGAGTGACGACAGCGGAAGAGATGGAGTCCATTGTGCTCGGACGTTTGACCGAAGCATCGATGGTTATCATGGCTGCTGCGGTTTCGGACTACCGGGTTGCATGTCCTGCACCGGAGAAACTCAAGAAGAAAAACTCACTGACGCTGGAACTGTTACCAACTCGAGATATTCTTCGTCAGGTTGTAGAGCAGCGGCATGCAGGCACAATCGTGATTGGGTTTGCGGCTGAGACAGAGAATGTTCTTGAAGAAGGAAGGCGGAAGCTTCGTGCAAAAGGCGCGGATCTGATTGTCGCGAACGATGTTTCCTATGCAGACAGTGGGTTTGAAGCTGATGTAAACGAAGGCATTCTCATCTCCCAGGATGTTGAGTTACCGCTGCCGCGTGGTTCGAAACGAGAGATGGCAGACCGCATCCTGGATTGGACTCGCCTTCGTCAATCTCGAACGTGA
- the panC gene encoding pantoate--beta-alanine ligase, whose protein sequence is MQIISSPLAMRAACKAYQRGSAQQTIGLVPTMGALHEGHLSLVRASRKSCDRTVVSIFVNPLQFGPAEDLARYPRTFQQDCLLLEQEGVDLLFAPSPEEMYPPGTETIVDVPVIGARLDGASRPGHFRGVATVVAKLFNIVQPGCAFFGEKDAAQVAVLRKMVRDLNFDLNLVVCPTVRESSELAMSSRNRYLSETERIEAETLSRSLRAVMDIVRQGERRTSVIRETLSKELMHSNVLKIDYADLVDPDTLETLDEDTLPAETLVAVAAWIGTTRLIDNCTLRIDGANA, encoded by the coding sequence ATGCAAATAATCTCATCCCCACTGGCAATGCGTGCCGCCTGCAAAGCTTACCAGCGTGGTTCTGCACAGCAGACGATTGGCCTGGTGCCTACTATGGGCGCGTTGCACGAGGGGCATCTTTCATTGGTTCGAGCCTCACGGAAAAGCTGTGACCGCACCGTAGTCAGTATCTTCGTCAACCCGTTGCAATTTGGTCCTGCGGAAGATCTGGCACGCTATCCACGCACCTTCCAGCAGGATTGTCTGTTGTTGGAACAGGAAGGCGTTGATCTGCTCTTTGCGCCTTCCCCGGAGGAGATGTATCCGCCGGGGACGGAGACCATTGTGGATGTTCCTGTGATTGGCGCGCGGTTGGATGGCGCATCTCGACCGGGGCATTTCCGTGGCGTTGCCACAGTAGTCGCGAAGCTTTTCAACATTGTGCAGCCAGGCTGTGCTTTCTTTGGAGAGAAGGATGCGGCGCAGGTTGCGGTGCTTCGCAAGATGGTGCGCGATCTGAATTTTGATCTGAATCTGGTAGTGTGTCCAACGGTCCGTGAATCAAGCGAGTTGGCGATGAGTTCCAGAAATCGCTATCTCAGCGAAACAGAACGCATTGAAGCCGAGACTCTCTCGCGGTCACTCCGTGCCGTGATGGATATTGTGAGGCAAGGGGAGCGTCGTACATCGGTAATACGTGAGACTCTGAGCAAAGAGCTTATGCATTCGAATGTATTGAAAATCGACTACGCAGATTTAGTCGACCCAGACACGCTTGAAACTCTCGACGAAGATACATTGCCTGCTGAAACTCTCGTTGCTGTAGCAGCATGGATCGGCACGACGCGATTGATCGACAACTGTACGTTGCGGATCGATGGAGCAAACGCATGA
- the panB gene encoding 3-methyl-2-oxobutanoate hydroxymethyltransferase — protein sequence MSQTETKDALRPAAATKVTPQTLLQSKRAFTPLTALTAYDYPTARLADEAGIDMLLVGDSLGTAVLGYDNTLRVTMDDMLHHARAVRRGTKRALLVVDMPYGSYQVSIEDAVRNGLRFFKECGSEAVKLEGGIAYAPHVKALTQAEMPVVGHIGLTPQSVHRMGGYRVQGLSEMDAMRLRDDALALEEAGAIAIVLEGIPRELAAEITAFLSIPTIGIGAGPDCDGQILVFHDLFSLSFTRKPKFVRSFGDGRLLMERGIRDFRDAVMAKTFPDDHESYHMPKAEIVAERDVASTKQREVSVCK from the coding sequence ATGAGTCAGACAGAGACCAAGGACGCTCTGCGTCCTGCGGCAGCGACAAAAGTCACGCCGCAAACGCTGCTGCAAAGCAAACGCGCTTTCACACCCCTTACAGCACTTACCGCTTACGACTATCCGACCGCTCGACTTGCGGATGAAGCAGGAATCGACATGCTTCTTGTGGGCGATTCCCTGGGCACAGCTGTTCTCGGATACGACAATACGCTCCGCGTCACGATGGACGACATGTTGCATCATGCACGTGCTGTGCGGCGGGGAACGAAGCGCGCGCTGCTGGTGGTGGACATGCCTTACGGCAGTTATCAAGTCTCAATTGAAGATGCAGTGCGAAACGGATTGCGCTTCTTCAAAGAGTGCGGGAGTGAAGCAGTCAAACTGGAAGGTGGAATTGCTTACGCACCGCACGTGAAAGCGTTAACGCAGGCGGAAATGCCAGTAGTAGGACATATTGGCTTGACTCCGCAATCAGTCCATCGCATGGGTGGCTATCGCGTGCAAGGACTTTCAGAGATGGATGCAATGCGTCTGCGCGATGATGCGCTGGCGCTCGAAGAGGCTGGCGCAATTGCGATAGTGCTTGAGGGCATACCCAGGGAGCTTGCTGCGGAAATTACAGCTTTTCTTTCCATTCCAACAATCGGAATTGGAGCCGGTCCTGATTGTGACGGCCAAATTCTGGTGTTCCATGACTTGTTCTCTCTGTCGTTCACACGGAAGCCGAAGTTCGTGCGTTCGTTTGGAGATGGACGGTTGTTAATGGAGCGGGGGATCAGGGACTTTCGTGATGCCGTTATGGCAAAAACCTTCCCCGACGATCATGAGAGCTATCACATGCCTAAGGCTGAGATAGTCGCAGAACGTGATGTTGCTTCCACGAAACAAAGGGAAGTATCCGTATGCAAATAA
- the panD gene encoding aspartate 1-decarboxylase, giving the protein MMKSKLHRATVTQSDLHYEGSIGIDTDLLGQSGILVNEAVHVWNVNTGQRWETYAIPQPAGTGEIQVNGAAARLAQVGDVIIIAAFSWMTESAAREHTPRVVLLDESNKPLPGA; this is encoded by the coding sequence ATGATGAAGTCCAAGCTGCACCGTGCAACGGTGACACAATCGGATCTTCATTACGAAGGCAGCATCGGCATCGATACGGATCTTCTGGGTCAATCAGGCATTCTGGTAAACGAAGCGGTACATGTGTGGAACGTAAACACCGGCCAACGTTGGGAAACATATGCCATCCCTCAGCCAGCAGGCACGGGGGAAATTCAGGTGAACGGTGCTGCCGCAAGGCTCGCACAGGTAGGCGATGTCATCATCATTGCAGCATTCTCATGGATGACAGAAAGTGCTGCCAGGGAACACACTCCTCGTGTCGTTCTTTTGGATGAGAGCAACAAGCCTCTCCCTGGCGCATAA
- a CDS encoding tetratricopeptide repeat protein: MIRHSYDFGVMLDNISLPGNAQVEGGDFIQPGAFPTAQYCGYCHKEAFAEWRQSLHSNSFRTPFYRTSVNIVINTKGIQFSRHCDSCHNPIAVLSGALTKNSMVDRRFDQDGVTCMTCHSIGKVQSTLGNGGYVMNVPSVMTDAQGARIPGQVPYKEILAYPDRHAAAVMRSLMKQPEFCAACHKANLPDSLNEYKWIRAFTTYDEWQNSKFSEQNPLTFYKGSYLPCQGCHMERFDASLPEPGAKHGSFASHRWAAGNTAVPMYYGFDEQIDKTIAFLKRGTFLNVDLFGVKINGSKNLVAPLGEQSFNIKPNDVVEAYVVVQNKNIGHSLIPEVRDLFEAWMEFEAKDVTTGKVIYHSGYLKADGSLDESAHSFTNRPVNTGGTFVDNHKVWTIHSVAYDNTVSAGRSVLVRYEFRVPGDVKQGVSITARVNYRHLRHSYTDNIFGKGTGYKELPVVEIASRTRLLAMGANPPERAVAGDNPTWMRWNNLGIALLDQLQYGDSLNAFREALKLHPNDADGYTNMALTNIQWEKFAPARTALEKALTLSPGNARALYYLALVERRDGNTSQEVADLKQVVAQYPRSIDARRELGVSYYQSGDQKAAMEQFQALQNIDPDDVAAHYNLSLLYRRNGMKDSAKQQGALFALKKTDPGAPTYSQDFLRMHPEISTESIPWHVHSSLHHAHLADGSAVTETPLGSSH; the protein is encoded by the coding sequence ATGATCCGCCACAGTTATGACTTCGGCGTGATGTTGGACAACATCTCGCTACCAGGCAACGCGCAGGTGGAAGGCGGCGATTTTATTCAGCCCGGCGCTTTTCCCACTGCGCAGTATTGCGGATATTGCCACAAGGAAGCTTTTGCGGAGTGGCGTCAGTCTTTACATTCAAATTCTTTCCGCACGCCGTTCTATCGCACCAGCGTCAACATCGTGATCAACACGAAAGGCATTCAGTTTTCACGCCATTGCGATAGCTGCCACAATCCCATTGCCGTGCTTTCCGGTGCGTTGACGAAGAACTCGATGGTGGATCGTCGCTTTGATCAGGATGGCGTCACCTGCATGACATGCCACTCCATTGGGAAGGTGCAGTCCACCCTGGGCAATGGTGGTTATGTGATGAATGTGCCCTCAGTTATGACAGATGCCCAGGGCGCTCGCATACCCGGCCAGGTGCCATACAAGGAGATTCTGGCGTATCCTGATCGTCACGCTGCTGCTGTGATGCGTTCGCTGATGAAGCAACCGGAGTTCTGCGCCGCATGTCATAAAGCAAATTTGCCTGACTCGTTGAATGAGTACAAATGGATTCGTGCTTTCACGACATACGACGAGTGGCAGAACTCCAAGTTCTCAGAGCAGAATCCGCTTACGTTTTACAAAGGGAGCTACCTGCCCTGTCAGGGCTGCCACATGGAGCGCTTCGATGCTTCTCTTCCTGAGCCGGGAGCCAAGCATGGAAGCTTTGCATCGCACCGCTGGGCTGCGGGAAACACGGCTGTGCCAATGTATTACGGCTTTGATGAACAGATCGACAAAACAATTGCGTTTCTGAAACGTGGCACCTTCCTCAATGTCGATCTATTTGGTGTGAAGATTAACGGCAGCAAGAACCTTGTGGCGCCGTTAGGTGAACAAAGCTTCAACATAAAACCGAATGATGTTGTGGAAGCTTACGTTGTTGTACAGAACAAGAACATTGGCCACTCGCTTATCCCCGAGGTGCGTGATCTTTTTGAAGCATGGATGGAGTTTGAAGCCAAAGATGTCACAACTGGTAAGGTGATCTATCACAGCGGCTATCTCAAAGCCGATGGGTCGCTGGACGAATCAGCGCACAGCTTTACGAATCGTCCTGTGAACACAGGCGGGACCTTTGTCGACAACCATAAAGTGTGGACGATTCATTCTGTTGCCTATGACAACACCGTGTCTGCTGGCCGTTCTGTTCTTGTGCGTTACGAGTTCCGTGTGCCTGGCGATGTGAAGCAGGGCGTTTCCATCACAGCACGTGTCAACTATCGGCATCTCCGGCATAGCTATACGGACAACATCTTTGGCAAGGGGACCGGCTACAAAGAATTGCCTGTCGTGGAAATCGCTTCGCGCACACGCCTTCTCGCGATGGGAGCCAATCCTCCGGAGCGTGCTGTTGCAGGCGATAATCCCACGTGGATGCGGTGGAACAATCTCGGCATCGCGTTGCTGGATCAACTGCAGTACGGTGATTCGCTTAACGCCTTCCGTGAAGCGTTGAAGCTGCACCCGAACGATGCAGACGGCTATACCAACATGGCGCTCACAAACATTCAATGGGAGAAGTTTGCACCGGCGCGTACTGCGCTGGAAAAAGCGTTGACACTGAGTCCCGGCAATGCGCGTGCACTCTATTACCTTGCGCTTGTGGAGCGGCGTGACGGCAATACCTCGCAGGAGGTTGCCGATCTCAAGCAGGTAGTCGCTCAGTATCCGCGGTCGATCGACGCGAGAAGGGAGCTGGGTGTTTCGTACTATCAGTCCGGCGACCAGAAGGCCGCCATGGAACAGTTCCAGGCTCTACAGAACATCGATCCTGACGATGTGGCAGCACACTACAACCTGTCGTTGCTATATCGCCGCAACGGAATGAAAGACAGTGCGAAACAACAGGGAGCACTGTTCGCCCTTAAGAAGACCGATCCCGGCGCCCCAACGTACTCACAGGATTTTCTTCGGATGCATCCGGAGATTTCTACCGAGAGCATCCCGTGGCACGTCCACTCCAGCCTGCACCATGCTCATCTTGCAGATGGTAGTGCTGTAACGGAAACACCATTGGGGAGTTCGCACTGA
- a CDS encoding CRTAC1 family protein, with protein MLSTLLVARCYAQGGSSSGPPAAPVYGEDHKPITESGFVKSGLIVFKEDAAAAGLTSWHHTMGTPEKSLILETTGSGVAMIDYDRDGWMDLYFVNGSTWDAEKGKTRAPHAALFHNNHDGTFTDVTTKAGVVNDRWGFGVAVGDYDNDGWPDLYVSNYGKNRLFHNNHDGTFTDVAEKAGVTLGNWSTGATFGDYDGDGRLDLFVPGYVHFDINHLPLSGSAEVGYLNCSFRGTHTMCGPKGLRGEPDHLFHNNGDGRFTDVSEKAGVADKKGNYGFSSTFVDMDGDGKQDLLVTDDSSPNYLYRNQGDGTFEDVSLISGFALNQQGRDQANMGLAIGDYRNNGLLDLYTGTFSDDYKPLFRNEGDLNFSEITPEMGIAAPTYPFLTWATGFIDFDNDGWKDIFLVNGHVYPQADHSDWGTSFRQRPLLFHNMNQGAKFIMMPPVVGSGLAEVIPGRGAAFGDLFNDGRIDVVINNLDQSPSLLRNVDANTNHWVGLQLVGAGKTPKDATGTTVYLTAGGLRQRGDVLSGGSYESNNDPRVHFGLGSANSIDGVEIHWTDGSVEKLKLPATDRFYTIEQGRGVIAGVYHAPAPVHAVSKK; from the coding sequence ATGTTGTCGACCCTGCTCGTGGCCAGGTGTTACGCGCAGGGAGGATCGTCGAGCGGACCACCCGCTGCGCCTGTCTATGGCGAAGATCACAAACCCATTACCGAAAGCGGCTTCGTTAAGTCTGGTCTCATTGTTTTTAAAGAAGATGCAGCGGCTGCGGGGCTAACGAGCTGGCACCACACCATGGGAACGCCAGAGAAGTCGCTGATCCTGGAAACAACCGGTTCCGGTGTGGCGATGATCGATTACGACCGCGACGGTTGGATGGACCTTTATTTCGTAAACGGTTCCACGTGGGATGCGGAGAAGGGTAAGACACGCGCGCCGCATGCTGCGCTGTTCCATAACAATCATGACGGGACCTTCACGGATGTGACGACAAAAGCTGGCGTTGTCAATGATCGTTGGGGCTTCGGTGTGGCCGTCGGAGACTACGACAATGACGGCTGGCCCGACCTTTACGTTTCGAACTACGGCAAGAATCGGCTATTCCACAACAACCATGACGGCACCTTCACGGATGTTGCAGAGAAGGCGGGTGTGACGCTTGGCAACTGGTCCACCGGCGCCACTTTCGGCGATTACGATGGCGACGGGCGCCTGGATCTTTTTGTGCCCGGTTATGTTCATTTCGATATCAACCATCTGCCGCTGTCGGGCTCTGCGGAAGTGGGATATCTGAACTGCTCGTTCCGTGGGACGCATACCATGTGCGGCCCCAAAGGGCTTCGCGGTGAGCCGGACCATCTGTTTCATAACAATGGTGATGGAAGGTTTACCGACGTTAGTGAAAAAGCCGGCGTCGCGGATAAGAAAGGAAATTACGGCTTCAGTTCCACCTTTGTGGACATGGATGGCGACGGTAAACAGGACTTACTTGTTACGGATGACTCTTCGCCGAACTACCTGTATCGCAATCAAGGGGACGGCACATTTGAGGATGTCAGCCTTATCTCCGGCTTCGCGTTGAATCAACAGGGACGCGACCAGGCAAACATGGGACTTGCGATTGGCGACTACCGCAATAACGGGTTGCTTGACCTGTACACGGGCACCTTCTCTGACGACTACAAACCGCTCTTCCGCAATGAAGGCGATTTGAACTTCTCCGAAATCACACCGGAGATGGGCATTGCTGCGCCTACCTATCCGTTCCTGACGTGGGCCACCGGGTTTATCGATTTCGATAACGATGGATGGAAGGACATTTTCCTGGTGAATGGACACGTGTATCCGCAGGCTGATCATTCTGATTGGGGAACATCGTTTCGGCAAAGGCCACTGCTGTTCCACAACATGAATCAGGGGGCGAAGTTCATTATGATGCCGCCGGTTGTGGGATCAGGGCTTGCCGAAGTGATTCCAGGGCGTGGTGCTGCGTTTGGCGATCTGTTCAACGACGGCAGGATCGATGTGGTGATTAACAATCTGGATCAGTCGCCGTCGCTGTTGCGGAATGTGGATGCCAATACGAATCACTGGGTGGGGCTGCAGCTTGTGGGTGCAGGGAAAACGCCGAAAGACGCTACGGGAACGACGGTCTACCTGACGGCCGGAGGCTTGCGGCAGCGTGGCGATGTGCTCAGCGGCGGAAGCTACGAATCGAATAATGATCCACGCGTTCACTTTGGACTTGGCAGCGCGAACAGCATCGATGGCGTGGAGATTCACTGGACTGACGGCAGCGTCGAAAAACTGAAACTGCCCGCAACAGATCGCTTTTACACCATTGAACAAGGACGCGGAGTAATTGCAGGGGTGTACCATGCTCCTGCGCCGGTGCATGCCGTTTCGAAAAAGTAA
- a CDS encoding LacI family DNA-binding transcriptional regulator encodes MREIARRAGVSSATVSRVINGSTIVREDTAQRVRKVLEEVQFIPNPSATTLKYGRSKTYGLIVPDMLNPFFAEFFGAFEDLLVEIDHEVLLTSAQTAEKLLKSIRRMLMRQVDGAVLMASEFDTKSVEPLLRRRVPLTTVDRRTVHVGCSDVSIDYERGFAEAVRHLVSLGHTRIGYIGGMKGPHTTEVRANAFKLAIRGAGVTLHPELMRHGNYRVSGGEREVTALMKAAEPPTAILTANDLTALGAAQGLHRLGLSAPHDLSIIGLDDILLSEVCQPPLSTIRTPRKRLAKVCLEALDFSKANIESLGIQLSVPTELIVRETTAPPRRRERTSKTSRRKS; translated from the coding sequence ATGCGTGAGATCGCACGGCGGGCAGGAGTTTCCAGTGCCACGGTTTCGCGCGTCATCAACGGGTCGACGATCGTCCGTGAAGACACAGCGCAGCGCGTCCGCAAAGTCCTGGAAGAAGTTCAGTTCATCCCTAACCCCAGCGCCACCACACTGAAATACGGACGCAGCAAAACCTACGGCCTCATCGTCCCCGATATGCTGAACCCTTTTTTCGCGGAGTTCTTTGGAGCATTTGAGGATCTGCTGGTTGAGATCGATCATGAAGTTCTTCTGACCAGCGCGCAGACGGCGGAGAAACTGCTGAAGTCCATCCGACGGATGCTGATGCGGCAGGTGGATGGCGCAGTGCTGATGGCATCGGAGTTCGATACGAAGTCTGTCGAACCCCTGTTGCGCCGGCGTGTTCCCCTAACCACCGTGGATCGCAGAACAGTTCATGTGGGCTGCAGCGATGTCTCCATCGACTACGAACGCGGCTTCGCGGAAGCGGTGCGCCACCTCGTGTCGCTGGGTCACACTCGCATCGGCTATATCGGTGGTATGAAAGGACCGCACACAACAGAGGTTCGTGCGAACGCTTTCAAGCTGGCCATTCGCGGCGCCGGAGTGACTCTGCATCCTGAGTTGATGCGTCATGGAAACTATCGCGTCTCTGGCGGAGAACGTGAGGTGACCGCGTTGATGAAAGCAGCAGAGCCTCCCACCGCGATACTTACGGCAAACGATCTGACAGCACTGGGAGCCGCACAGGGATTGCACCGGCTCGGCCTGTCAGCACCACACGATCTCTCCATCATCGGCCTGGATGACATTCTTCTCAGCGAGGTTTGCCAGCCTCCGTTGTCGACCATCCGTACACCACGCAAACGGCTTGCGAAAGTCTGCCTTGAGGCGCTCGATTTTTCAAAAGCGAATATCGAAAGCCTGGGCATACAGCTTTCCGTGCCGACAGAACTGATCGTGCGCGAGACAACGGCCCCGCCGCGGCGCAGAGAACGGACCAGCAAAACATCGCGCCGGAAATCATGA
- a CDS encoding sodium/solute symporter (Members of the Solute:Sodium Symporter (SSS), TC 2.A.21 as described in tcdb.org, catalyze solute:Na+ symport. Known solutes for members of the family include sugars, amino acids, nucleosides, inositols, vitamins, urea or anions, depending on the system.) gives MTTGVSRFGFGVWFFPAYGLITMLIGWKSRRRFATAGDYLNASHTLPLPIVIIAYLASNCGALEIVGLSAMAAHYGALAFHFYLIGAIPGMIFLALWMMPVYLHNGITSVPEYLMVRYGPRMRLLNACVTACIMLLLSGISLYAMAQVLTVTIGMTFEWGILCCAFIVIVYVFLGGIRATIYNELFQFFVIVAGLLPLALRSFRLLQLHGRSDMSQNLHLWHGMHSFAPQARMDGFGVVAGLGFVLGFGYWCTDFVMMQRAFAARKENDARQVPLWAGFGKLLFSLLVVVPGLAAIHVLPQTSEHYDRTLPRMMTILYSPWLQGLGLTALAASLMSSLASNVSAFAALWTEDIYRTTICKDRDDRHYLRMGHFAVLAAMLLSLSASYLNFLFRDLMEHIQLIFSVFAAPFWAVFLLGMLTRRTNERGAILGFLLGSSFSFAHSVAVSREWLHYGSTMTANFHSAIYAFTIAAIAAWLLSPRGNVAAAGRLQWSLVAVSSTNAYLLLLALLMLIACVWFNIWWF, from the coding sequence ATGACCACCGGAGTTTCCCGCTTCGGTTTCGGCGTCTGGTTTTTTCCTGCATACGGCCTCATCACCATGCTGATCGGCTGGAAATCGCGCAGACGATTCGCCACGGCTGGCGATTACCTGAACGCCTCACACACTCTGCCCTTGCCGATTGTCATCATTGCGTATCTTGCTTCCAACTGCGGCGCACTGGAAATTGTCGGCCTCAGTGCCATGGCAGCGCATTACGGCGCACTCGCGTTTCACTTCTACCTGATTGGCGCCATCCCCGGCATGATCTTTCTTGCGTTGTGGATGATGCCGGTCTATCTGCACAACGGCATTACCAGTGTCCCGGAATACCTGATGGTGCGCTACGGTCCACGCATGCGGCTGTTAAACGCATGTGTTACCGCATGCATCATGCTCCTGCTGTCTGGCATCAGCCTGTACGCCATGGCCCAGGTGCTTACCGTCACCATCGGCATGACGTTCGAGTGGGGGATTCTCTGCTGCGCATTCATCGTGATCGTCTATGTTTTCCTCGGGGGCATTCGCGCCACCATCTACAACGAACTCTTCCAGTTCTTTGTGATTGTGGCAGGATTGCTGCCGTTAGCACTGCGCAGCTTCCGGTTGCTGCAACTTCATGGGCGATCAGACATGTCACAGAATCTGCATCTGTGGCACGGCATGCACAGCTTTGCACCCCAGGCACGCATGGACGGTTTCGGTGTGGTGGCAGGTCTGGGTTTCGTCCTGGGTTTTGGATACTGGTGCACGGACTTTGTCATGATGCAGCGCGCCTTTGCCGCTCGCAAAGAGAATGACGCACGACAGGTTCCACTGTGGGCTGGGTTCGGCAAACTGCTGTTTTCTCTGCTGGTCGTTGTTCCTGGGCTTGCAGCAATACATGTTTTGCCACAGACCTCCGAGCACTACGACCGCACTCTGCCACGGATGATGACGATCTTGTATTCACCCTGGCTGCAAGGCTTAGGCTTAACCGCGCTTGCGGCAAGTCTCATGTCCAGCCTTGCCTCCAACGTCTCTGCCTTCGCTGCACTCTGGACGGAAGATATCTATCGCACCACCATCTGCAAAGACCGTGACGATCGCCACTATCTCCGCATGGGGCACTTTGCGGTACTTGCCGCAATGCTATTGAGCCTGTCTGCCTCCTATCTGAATTTCCTTTTCCGCGATCTCATGGAACATATCCAGTTAATCTTCTCCGTGTTCGCAGCGCCGTTCTGGGCAGTGTTTCTGCTGGGAATGTTGACACGAAGGACAAATGAGCGGGGAGCCATCCTTGGCTTTCTCCTGGGTTCCAGCTTTTCATTTGCACATTCCGTGGCCGTGTCACGCGAATGGTTGCACTACGGCAGCACCATGACGGCCAATTTCCATTCCGCAATCTATGCCTTCACCATCGCGGCAATTGCAGCGTGGCTCCTCAGCCCGCGGGGAAATGTTGCTGCGGCAGGCCGTCTGCAATGGAGCCTCGTCGCAGTTTCCAGCACAAACGCTTACCTTCTACTGCTGGCACTGTTGATGCTCATTGCGTGCGTCTGGTTCAACATCTGGTGGTTCTAA